Proteins from a genomic interval of Clostridium sp. AN503:
- a CDS encoding GtrA family protein: MIERLWKKFVNRETISYLIFGVLTTLVDWISYWYMRQLGIDYRIATAGSWAAAVLFAFVTNKLFVFNSWDLHPKKVWQEFVPFVICRAATGVFTMVAMIVMVDGLGIKQDFICKVVVSAISLVLNYLFSKLFIFKKEKETKVS; encoded by the coding sequence ATGATAGAACGATTGTGGAAGAAATTTGTGAACCGTGAGACGATTTCCTATCTGATATTCGGTGTGCTGACCACATTGGTGGACTGGATCAGCTACTGGTATATGAGACAGTTGGGGATCGATTACCGGATCGCCACGGCGGGGTCCTGGGCGGCGGCAGTGCTGTTTGCATTTGTCACCAACAAGCTTTTTGTGTTTAACAGCTGGGATCTGCACCCAAAAAAGGTGTGGCAGGAATTTGTACCGTTTGTCATATGCAGGGCAGCTACCGGTGTGTTCACCATGGTGGCGATGATCGTGATGGTGGACGGGCTGGGGATCAAGCAGGATTTTATCTGTAAAGTGGTCGTATCTGCGATCTCGCTGGTACTCAATTACCTGTTCAGCAAGCTTTTCATATTTAAAAAGGAAAAGGAAACAAAGGTATCGTAA
- a CDS encoding metallophosphoesterase produces MLKKICRTFLFLLIASACITGYARYIEPELLTVRSYTVETEKPISSCKAVFFTDTHFGKLYGEEHAAKIADKINALNPDIVIFGGDLLDNYARDRETLDLDLLKKELGRMKANAGKYAVWGNHDYGGGAVRIYEDLMTACGFEVLDDESRTLDDYGIKVIGYDDYLMGWTDPSLYTVKSDLFNIIVAHEPVIAQSIKSHSDNFMLSGHTHGGQVSIPFLTAKIVPPGSGAFIKGFYDAGEIGTDSSINMYTSSGIGVTKYPFRLFNIPEIVEIQFRQAGE; encoded by the coding sequence ATGCTGAAAAAGATATGCCGCACCTTCCTGTTCCTCCTGATCGCCTCTGCCTGCATCACAGGCTATGCGCGGTATATCGAACCGGAACTGCTGACCGTCAGATCTTACACGGTTGAAACTGAAAAACCCATAAGCAGCTGCAAAGCTGTTTTCTTCACAGACACCCATTTTGGAAAGCTGTATGGCGAAGAACACGCCGCAAAGATCGCAGATAAGATCAACGCCCTGAATCCGGATATCGTGATCTTCGGCGGCGACCTGCTGGACAATTATGCCCGTGACAGAGAAACGCTCGACCTTGACCTGTTAAAGAAGGAACTGGGCCGCATGAAAGCAAACGCGGGTAAATACGCGGTCTGGGGCAATCACGATTATGGTGGCGGCGCCGTCCGCATCTATGAAGATCTGATGACTGCCTGTGGGTTTGAGGTGTTGGACGACGAGAGCCGCACACTGGACGACTACGGAATCAAAGTGATCGGATATGATGACTATCTGATGGGCTGGACCGATCCATCCCTTTATACAGTAAAAAGCGACTTATTTAACATCATCGTGGCCCATGAGCCGGTGATCGCCCAGTCCATCAAAAGCCACAGTGACAATTTTATGCTGTCCGGCCACACCCACGGCGGACAGGTCAGTATCCCCTTTCTCACTGCAAAGATCGTACCGCCCGGCTCCGGGGCCTTTATAAAAGGCTTCTATGACGCCGGAGAGATCGGAACTGATTCATCTATAAATATGTACACCAGCAGCGGGATCGGCGTGACCAAATACCCCTTCCGCCTGTTCAATATACCGGAGATCGTGGAGATCCAGTTCCGGCAGGCCGGAGAATGA
- a CDS encoding aminotransferase class I/II-fold pyridoxal phosphate-dependent enzyme produces MQPYAEMSNEELQALRKQLSAQYKEFQARDLRLDMSRGKPSAEQLDLSMGMMDVLSSNEDLICEDGTDCRNYGVLTGIKEAKELIGDMMEVSPDNIIIYGNSSLNVMFDTVSRSMTHGVMGSTPWSKLDKVKFLCPVPGYDRHFGITEYFGIEMVNVPMNAEGPDMDVVESLVANDDSIKGIWCVPKYSNPTGVSYSDETVRRFARLKPAAPDFRIYWDNAYGIHHLYDHDQDHLIEILAECKRAGNPDLVYKFSSTSKISFPGSGIAAIATSRNNLEDILKQLKYQTIGHDKVNQLRHVRFFKDIHGMVEHMRLHADSMRPKFEAVTSILERELDGLGIGSWTSPKGGYFISFDSLDGCAKTVVAKCKKAGLVMTGAGATYPYGKDPQDSNIRIAPSYPPLGDLIVAMELFALCVKIVSIDKIMADRKASGEA; encoded by the coding sequence ATGCAGCCATATGCAGAAATGAGCAATGAAGAATTGCAGGCACTCAGGAAACAGTTATCCGCCCAGTATAAGGAATTCCAGGCCAGGGATTTGAGACTGGATATGTCCCGCGGCAAGCCAAGCGCAGAGCAGCTTGATCTGTCCATGGGCATGATGGACGTATTAAGCAGCAATGAGGACCTGATCTGTGAGGATGGTACCGACTGCCGCAACTACGGCGTCCTGACCGGTATCAAAGAGGCGAAAGAGCTGATTGGCGATATGATGGAGGTATCCCCTGACAACATCATCATTTACGGAAACTCCAGTTTAAATGTAATGTTCGATACCGTATCCCGTTCCATGACCCATGGCGTGATGGGTTCCACTCCGTGGAGCAAGCTGGACAAAGTGAAGTTCCTCTGCCCGGTGCCGGGCTATGACCGCCATTTTGGCATCACCGAATATTTCGGCATCGAGATGGTCAATGTGCCGATGAACGCCGAAGGGCCGGATATGGATGTTGTAGAGAGTCTGGTGGCAAATGATGATTCCATCAAAGGGATCTGGTGTGTGCCGAAGTACTCCAATCCTACCGGAGTCAGCTATTCTGACGAGACTGTGCGCCGCTTTGCGAGACTGAAACCGGCGGCTCCTGACTTCAGGATCTACTGGGACAATGCCTACGGGATCCATCATTTATACGACCATGATCAGGATCATCTGATCGAGATCCTGGCAGAGTGTAAGCGCGCGGGGAACCCGGATCTGGTTTATAAGTTCTCCTCCACCTCCAAGATCAGCTTCCCAGGTTCCGGTATTGCGGCGATCGCAACCTCCCGCAACAACCTGGAGGACATTTTAAAGCAGCTCAAATATCAGACCATCGGCCATGACAAGGTGAACCAGCTGCGCCATGTGCGTTTCTTTAAGGACATCCATGGCATGGTGGAGCATATGCGCCTGCATGCGGACAGCATGCGTCCGAAGTTCGAGGCGGTGACCAGTATCCTGGAGCGGGAGCTGGATGGCCTGGGCATCGGAAGCTGGACCTCCCCGAAGGGCGGATATTTTATCTCCTTTGATTCTCTCGACGGCTGTGCGAAGACCGTTGTGGCGAAATGCAAGAAAGCGGGCCTGGTGATGACCGGCGCCGGAGCCACCTACCCATACGGCAAAGATCCGCAGGACAGCAACATCCGCATCGCACCGTCCTATCCGCCTCTGGGTGATCTGATCGTGGCGATGGAACTGTTTGCCCTGTGTGTAAAGATTGTGAGCATTGATAAGATCATGGCTGACCGCAAGGCCAGTGGGGAAGCATAA
- a CDS encoding YfhO family protein encodes MYNGEITRITKELEDLLMTEEIKDKETKAQDDPVEGLLAEMESAVTDIEGQAVRSEDTLLRGDDAERSRTGLLPDAAKDAAEPLTDAEPCENDRGEEIPGRKNPARRIRQAKMHGWPGAKVFRGRTDGRGSRFSGWSLVRPYDGLAAAFIVPVIIMLIIFAQRGIFPFGEESFLRTDMYHQYAPFFSEFQNKLTHGGSLLYSWDVGMGVNFSALYAYYLASPLNWLLVLCPKNLVIEFMTYMIVLKIGLSGLSMAYYLRRHCKTCDFGIAFFGIFYALSGYMAAYSWNIMWLDCIILFPLIVLGLERLVKDGKGMLYCLALGMSILSNYYISIMTCIFMVMYFIALLILDGRMTWEKFVGRSFQFALYSLLAGGLAAVVLIPEIYALQMTASADSTFPKTFTQYFPIFDMIARHIGNVETEIGLDHWPNIYCGVAVLMFFPLYLANRKISAKEKAVYCILLLFFMASFSFNVMNFLWHGFHFPNSLPCRQSYIYIFLVLLVCYRAYMHLRETPWHHVTLSFAAAVVFVLLAQKLVTEEHFHFIVFYVAILFLALYLAAIALYRKGPKFANGAVLFALAVVSIESAVNTTVTSVTTTSRTAYTADNEAVERLVGSLLPNETFYRVEKVTRKTKNDGAWMHFPSVSLFSSTANADLSKLFKRLGCESSTNAYSITGSTPLIDALFAVKYALFSEEPDPSGIREFLAQEEEILLYQNKYALPLGFFVAPDFEERWDLETGNPADVQNSLTDSLETEHVMSMVLDARADGKKLTFYPEVSGEYYAYVGNKKIEKVTVNTWKGTKTWNNVDRGYLLELGYCTAGEEVSLTAENTEESMWADVYRFSEEGLAAVYDKLSETPWKLSNWTGDTYLKGTIACQENGMMMTTIPYDKGWKILVDGVEQPAAKMLDSFIGVRLTPGSHTVEMSYRPEGLNLGWMISAGSTVMLLFIALGGRYWRKYRGEIQDSEMETRGL; translated from the coding sequence ATGTATAACGGAGAGATCACCCGGATTACGAAAGAATTAGAGGACTTACTAATGACAGAAGAAATAAAAGACAAAGAGACAAAAGCCCAGGACGATCCTGTAGAAGGGCTTTTGGCGGAGATGGAATCGGCGGTGACAGATATTGAGGGACAAGCTGTCCGGTCGGAGGATACGCTGCTGCGGGGAGACGATGCAGAGCGGAGCAGGACCGGACTGCTGCCGGATGCCGCGAAAGATGCAGCTGAGCCTCTGACGGATGCAGAACCGTGCGAGAATGATCGTGGTGAGGAAATTCCCGGCAGGAAGAACCCGGCCCGCAGGATCAGGCAGGCGAAGATGCATGGATGGCCCGGTGCGAAAGTCTTCAGAGGCAGGACGGACGGGCGTGGAAGCAGATTTTCAGGCTGGAGCCTTGTGCGGCCTTATGACGGACTGGCGGCGGCATTTATCGTGCCGGTCATTATCATGCTGATCATATTTGCCCAGCGCGGGATCTTTCCGTTTGGAGAGGAATCCTTTCTGCGGACAGACATGTATCATCAGTATGCGCCGTTTTTCTCGGAGTTTCAGAATAAACTGACTCACGGCGGCAGCCTGCTTTACAGCTGGGATGTGGGAATGGGTGTGAACTTTTCTGCATTGTACGCCTACTATCTGGCAAGCCCGCTCAACTGGCTTTTGGTGCTGTGCCCGAAAAATCTGGTCATTGAGTTTATGACCTATATGATCGTGTTAAAGATCGGCCTGTCCGGGCTTTCCATGGCGTACTATCTGCGCAGGCACTGTAAGACCTGTGATTTTGGTATCGCCTTTTTCGGCATTTTCTACGCGCTTTCGGGATATATGGCGGCTTACAGCTGGAACATCATGTGGCTGGACTGTATCATCCTGTTCCCGCTGATCGTTCTTGGCCTGGAGCGGCTGGTGAAAGACGGAAAAGGGATGCTTTACTGCCTTGCCCTGGGGATGTCGATCCTGTCCAACTACTATATTTCCATCATGACCTGCATTTTCATGGTGATGTATTTCATTGCGCTGCTGATCCTGGACGGTCGTATGACATGGGAGAAATTCGTCGGGCGGAGTTTTCAGTTTGCGCTGTATTCCCTGCTGGCGGGAGGTCTGGCGGCGGTGGTCCTCATACCAGAGATCTACGCCCTGCAGATGACGGCGTCGGCGGATTCCACCTTCCCGAAAACCTTTACCCAGTATTTCCCCATATTTGACATGATCGCGCGCCATATCGGCAATGTGGAGACGGAGATCGGGCTGGATCACTGGCCCAATATCTACTGCGGCGTGGCGGTGCTTATGTTTTTCCCGCTGTACCTGGCGAACCGGAAGATATCTGCAAAGGAAAAGGCGGTGTACTGTATCCTGCTGCTGTTCTTCATGGCGAGTTTTTCCTTCAATGTGATGAACTTTTTGTGGCACGGCTTCCATTTTCCCAACAGCCTGCCCTGCCGCCAGTCCTACATCTATATATTCCTGGTGCTCCTGGTGTGTTACCGGGCATATATGCATCTGCGTGAGACGCCCTGGCATCATGTGACGCTGTCGTTTGCGGCGGCGGTGGTCTTTGTTTTGCTGGCGCAGAAGCTGGTGACGGAGGAACATTTCCACTTTATCGTGTTCTATGTGGCGATCCTGTTCCTTGCGCTGTATCTGGCAGCCATTGCCCTGTACCGGAAGGGGCCGAAATTTGCTAATGGGGCGGTTTTATTTGCGCTGGCGGTGGTCTCCATCGAGTCTGCGGTGAATACCACGGTGACCAGCGTGACGACCACCAGCCGCACTGCTTACACAGCGGACAATGAGGCTGTGGAACGTCTGGTGGGCTCCCTGCTGCCCAATGAGACATTTTACCGGGTGGAAAAGGTGACGCGCAAGACGAAAAATGACGGTGCATGGATGCATTTCCCGTCGGTATCGCTGTTCTCCTCCACGGCAAATGCGGATCTTTCTAAATTGTTTAAGCGGCTTGGCTGCGAAAGCTCCACCAATGCCTACAGCATCACGGGGAGCACGCCGCTCATCGATGCATTGTTTGCTGTCAAATACGCGCTTTTTTCTGAGGAGCCGGATCCTTCGGGCATCCGGGAGTTTTTAGCCCAGGAGGAAGAAATCTTACTGTACCAGAATAAATACGCTCTGCCGCTTGGATTTTTTGTGGCTCCGGATTTTGAAGAGCGCTGGGATTTGGAGACCGGCAATCCGGCAGATGTACAGAACAGCCTGACAGACAGCCTGGAGACGGAACATGTGATGAGCATGGTGCTGGATGCGCGGGCGGATGGGAAGAAGCTTACGTTCTACCCGGAGGTAAGCGGAGAGTACTACGCCTATGTGGGCAATAAAAAGATCGAGAAGGTGACGGTCAACACCTGGAAGGGCACAAAGACCTGGAATAATGTGGACCGCGGTTACCTTTTGGAGCTGGGCTACTGTACCGCAGGCGAGGAAGTGAGCCTGACAGCTGAAAACACGGAAGAATCCATGTGGGCGGACGTCTACCGGTTCTCGGAGGAAGGCCTGGCGGCAGTATATGACAAGCTGTCAGAGACGCCATGGAAGCTGAGCAACTGGACAGGCGATACTTATTTGAAGGGGACGATCGCATGTCAGGAAAACGGCATGATGATGACGACCATTCCTTATGACAAGGGGTGGAAGATCCTGGTGGACGGAGTGGAGCAGCCGGCGGCGAAGATGCTTGATTCCTTCATCGGCGTAAGGCTGACGCCGGGAAGCCACACGGTGGAGATGAGTTACCGGCCGGAGGGCCTGAACCTGGGCTGGATGATCTCGGCAGGGAGCACGGTGATGCTGCTGTTCATTGCCCTGGGAGGACGTTACTGGAGGAAATACCGCGGCGAGATCCAGGATTCAGAGATGGAGACAAGGGGACTGTGA
- a CDS encoding PTS glucose transporter subunit IIA, with protein sequence MASGKVIPVSEVKDDVFSSCMLGNGIAVHPINGTVVSPVNGEISVTMDGSNHAVSIKAGPGFDLLIHIGLDTVSLNGKGLTSHVSMGQKVKAGDKLITFDKEYIESMGLCADVILVVLDNPELPAISYQTGMDAVAGETIVATW encoded by the coding sequence ATGGCCAGCGGAAAAGTCATCCCGGTCTCTGAAGTAAAGGACGATGTATTTTCCTCCTGTATGCTCGGCAATGGTATCGCGGTCCATCCCATTAACGGCACCGTTGTATCGCCGGTGAATGGCGAGATCAGCGTTACGATGGACGGTTCCAACCACGCTGTGAGTATTAAGGCCGGACCTGGCTTCGACCTGCTGATCCATATTGGCCTGGACACCGTATCCCTGAATGGAAAAGGCCTTACCTCCCATGTCAGCATGGGACAGAAGGTCAAGGCGGGCGATAAACTGATCACATTTGATAAAGAATACATTGAATCCATGGGGCTCTGTGCCGATGTGATCCTGGTTGTCCTGGACAATCCTGAGCTTCCTGCCATCAGCTACCAGACAGGCATGGATGCAGTTGCCGGGGAGACCATCGTCGCCACCTGGTAG
- a CDS encoding winged helix DNA-binding domain-containing protein, whose protein sequence is MAGPGIDQIRSFRLHSHHLDAAYKKSDIFRAAGACGLQNTPPGAWETALHSRIPGCSTLDMEQFLCKDRSLLQAWSIRGIPVVFPASESDIFLSSLIPADGEPWIYTRGIALALDLLQMTFEELLDLQMQVMPKLDDTLIISKSALDQTIAGWMLPLLPAAKRGLWNQPSMYGSPDIQTVGGAVVSFLLRPCAFCQLVVFGERDGISPSFTSYKSWTGHAAASGAGIDPAIHMDAVKKLVRKYLHCYGPATVDGFTSWLGCSGKQGRRMWKTVSQEMEPVTVFGKKAFILSEDRERLFTPASFDRELLLLGGHDPFLDQRDRIILQPEKNLHKQIWRLVSNPGAIVYRGEIIGIWNSRKKGMGMDITVKLWVQSHTKADKHRLGMLAEEYAAFRQTELSGFQIHTG, encoded by the coding sequence ATGGCAGGACCGGGTATCGATCAGATCAGAAGCTTCCGGCTGCATTCCCATCATCTGGATGCAGCTTATAAAAAATCAGACATTTTCCGGGCTGCCGGCGCCTGCGGACTGCAGAATACGCCGCCCGGCGCCTGGGAGACAGCGCTTCACAGCCGTATCCCAGGCTGCAGCACACTGGACATGGAGCAGTTTCTTTGTAAAGACAGGTCGCTTTTGCAGGCCTGGAGCATACGTGGGATTCCCGTCGTGTTCCCGGCCTCTGAGAGCGATATTTTTTTATCTTCACTGATTCCTGCGGACGGGGAGCCCTGGATCTATACGCGGGGGATTGCCCTGGCGCTTGATTTGCTTCAGATGACATTTGAGGAATTGCTGGATCTGCAAATGCAGGTCATGCCAAAGCTTGACGACACCCTGATCATCAGCAAAAGTGCTCTGGATCAGACGATCGCCGGGTGGATGCTCCCTCTGCTGCCCGCTGCCAAACGCGGGCTGTGGAATCAGCCATCCATGTATGGCAGTCCTGACATACAGACTGTGGGCGGCGCTGTGGTATCCTTCCTGCTCAGGCCATGCGCGTTCTGCCAGCTGGTTGTCTTTGGAGAACGGGACGGCATCAGCCCGTCCTTCACCTCTTACAAAAGCTGGACCGGACACGCAGCGGCCTCCGGCGCCGGCATCGATCCTGCCATCCATATGGATGCTGTTAAAAAGCTTGTCCGGAAATACCTGCACTGCTACGGTCCTGCAACAGTTGACGGGTTCACAAGCTGGCTTGGCTGTTCCGGCAAACAGGGACGGCGTATGTGGAAAACAGTCTCCCAGGAGATGGAACCGGTAACTGTCTTCGGGAAAAAGGCTTTTATCCTGTCCGAGGACCGGGAAAGATTGTTTACTCCCGCTTCTTTCGACCGGGAACTGCTGCTTCTCGGCGGTCACGATCCCTTTCTTGATCAGAGAGACCGGATCATCCTTCAGCCGGAAAAAAACCTTCACAAGCAGATCTGGAGGCTGGTGTCCAATCCGGGGGCAATTGTATACCGGGGAGAGATCATCGGAATCTGGAACAGCCGGAAGAAGGGCATGGGCATGGATATTACCGTAAAGCTTTGGGTACAATCCCACACAAAAGCAGATAAGCACAGGCTTGGCATGCTTGCCGAAGAATATGCCGCTTTCCGCCAAACTGAACTATCCGGATTTCAGATCCATACAGGTTAA
- the argH gene encoding argininosuccinate lyase, with translation MKLWGGRFTKEENQLVHNFNESLSFDQKFYRQDIQGSIAHVTMLAKQGIVSEEDERTIIGGLNGILQDIESGKLTFSKEHEDIHSFVEANLIERVGEAGKRLHTGRSRNDQVALDMKLYCRDEIEEIDGLVKELLRELLNIMEEHVDTFMPGFTHLQKAQPVTLAHHMGAYFEMFSRDRSRLHDIRERMNYCPLGSGALAGTTYPLDRDYTAELLGFYGPTLNSMDSVSDRDYVIELLSALSTIAMHLSRFSEEIIIWNSNEYRFVELDDAYSTGSSIMPQKKNPDIAELVRGKTGRVYGALMAILTTMKGIPLAYDKDMQEDKELTFDAIDTVKGSLALFTGMIATMTFNKAVMERSAKNGFTNATDAADYLVNHGVPFRDAHGIVGQLVLYCIDKGIALDDMSLEEFKAINPVFEQDIYQAISMETCVEKRMTIGAPGQEAMRKVIEIYREQIE, from the coding sequence ATGAAATTATGGGGCGGACGATTTACAAAGGAAGAAAACCAGCTGGTACACAATTTTAATGAATCCCTGTCATTTGACCAGAAGTTTTACCGCCAGGACATCCAGGGCAGCATTGCCCATGTGACCATGCTGGCGAAGCAGGGCATCGTATCGGAGGAGGACGAAAGAACTATTATCGGCGGCTTAAACGGGATCCTTCAGGATATTGAATCCGGCAAACTGACATTTTCAAAGGAGCATGAAGATATCCATTCCTTTGTGGAAGCGAATCTGATCGAAAGGGTCGGGGAGGCGGGCAAACGCCTTCACACAGGGCGCAGCCGCAATGACCAGGTGGCTCTGGACATGAAGCTGTACTGCCGGGATGAGATCGAGGAGATCGACGGTCTGGTAAAAGAACTTTTGCGCGAGCTTTTAAATATCATGGAGGAGCATGTAGATACCTTCATGCCGGGCTTTACCCATCTCCAAAAGGCCCAGCCGGTGACGCTGGCGCATCATATGGGGGCATATTTCGAGATGTTTTCCAGGGACCGCAGCCGGCTGCATGACATCCGGGAGAGGATGAACTACTGTCCGCTTGGTTCCGGGGCGCTGGCGGGGACAACCTATCCGCTGGACCGGGATTACACGGCAGAGCTGCTGGGCTTTTATGGCCCTACCTTAAACAGCATGGATTCTGTTTCAGACCGGGATTATGTGATCGAGCTTCTGTCGGCTCTCTCCACCATCGCCATGCATTTGAGCCGGTTCAGTGAGGAGATCATCATCTGGAACAGCAATGAATATCGTTTTGTGGAGCTGGATGACGCTTACAGCACGGGCAGCAGTATCATGCCGCAGAAGAAGAACCCGGATATCGCGGAGCTGGTACGGGGCAAGACAGGGCGTGTTTACGGGGCGCTGATGGCGATCCTGACCACCATGAAGGGGATCCCGCTGGCTTACGACAAGGATATGCAGGAGGACAAGGAGCTGACCTTTGACGCCATCGATACGGTCAAAGGGAGCCTGGCGCTGTTTACCGGGATGATCGCCACCATGACCTTCAACAAAGCGGTGATGGAAAGGAGTGCGAAAAACGGCTTTACCAACGCCACGGATGCGGCGGATTATCTGGTGAATCATGGCGTGCCTTTCCGGGATGCCCATGGGATCGTAGGGCAGCTGGTGCTCTACTGCATTGATAAGGGGATTGCCCTGGACGATATGTCCTTAGAGGAGTTTAAAGCCATCAACCCGGTGTTTGAGCAGGATATCTACCAGGCCATCAGCATGGAGACCTGCGTGGAGAAACGGATGACGATCGGCGCGCCCGGACAGGAGGCCATGCGGAAGGTGATCGAGATCTACCGGGAACAGATAGAATAA
- a CDS encoding amidohydrolase encodes MQKLYYGGDIVTMVREEDAPEAVLTEDGQIRFVGSLKEARALCGADAELIDLKGRTLMPSFIDGHSHISMYSRFSAFPDVSDCTSFSEIQEALKAYLKEHKLTGADVLIAVGYDHNFLKEGVHPTRDILDAVSNEIPIYLYHSSGHMGVANTPLLRISGLTDETKDPKGGRYGRYEDGRLNGYAEELAAFGPLLMTAFSRVQADSVEQMRRVQDIYLKYGITTVQDGGTSRQVFEEMLEMAGQNVFRLDVVSYLMFNEEPEMLMAEHPELFLQYWNHLKVDGAKIFLDGSPQGKSAWLTRPYEGEESYCGYPTQEDDAVVAAARCALRHGYQLLAHANGDAASGQYIRCYKKALEQELDSGRDLRPVMIHCQTVRDDQLEEMKRIGMIPSIFVAHTYYWGDVHLKNLGPERGSHISPAKAAADLGLRYNFHQDCPVLPPDMMRTVWCAVNRLTRSGVKIGVDQCLSVYEALKGITINAAYAYHEEDRKGTLEAGKLADMVILEKNPLTAGKMELKDIAVAETIKEGNVLYRLQR; translated from the coding sequence ATGCAGAAATTATATTATGGCGGAGATATTGTTACCATGGTGCGGGAAGAGGATGCGCCGGAGGCGGTGCTCACCGAAGACGGGCAGATCCGGTTTGTGGGCAGCTTAAAGGAGGCCAGGGCACTGTGCGGCGCGGATGCGGAGCTGATAGATTTAAAGGGGAGAACGCTTATGCCGTCTTTTATTGACGGTCACAGCCACATCTCCATGTACTCCCGTTTTTCCGCGTTCCCGGACGTTTCGGACTGCACGTCCTTTTCAGAGATCCAGGAGGCTTTAAAGGCATATCTCAAGGAACATAAGCTGACCGGGGCGGACGTCCTGATCGCAGTTGGGTATGACCACAATTTCCTGAAGGAAGGAGTCCATCCCACACGGGATATCCTGGATGCGGTGTCAAATGAGATTCCGATCTATCTGTATCATTCCTCCGGGCATATGGGAGTTGCGAACACGCCGCTTCTTCGTATTTCAGGTCTGACGGATGAGACAAAGGACCCGAAGGGCGGGCGTTATGGAAGATACGAGGACGGACGGCTGAATGGTTATGCGGAGGAGCTGGCAGCGTTCGGCCCGCTTTTGATGACCGCATTTTCCAGGGTGCAGGCGGATTCCGTGGAGCAGATGAGGCGGGTGCAGGATATTTATCTGAAATACGGGATCACTACGGTACAGGACGGGGGAACAAGCCGCCAGGTTTTTGAGGAAATGCTTGAAATGGCGGGGCAGAATGTTTTTCGGTTGGACGTGGTGTCGTATCTGATGTTTAACGAGGAGCCGGAAATGCTTATGGCAGAGCATCCGGAGCTGTTTTTACAATATTGGAATCATTTAAAGGTGGATGGGGCGAAGATTTTTCTGGACGGATCGCCCCAGGGCAAATCGGCATGGCTGACCCGGCCCTATGAAGGGGAGGAAAGCTACTGCGGGTATCCGACTCAGGAAGATGATGCGGTGGTGGCGGCCGCCCGGTGCGCACTCAGGCACGGTTACCAGCTTTTGGCCCATGCCAACGGAGACGCGGCTTCCGGTCAGTATATCCGGTGCTACAAAAAGGCCCTGGAGCAGGAACTGGATTCCGGGAGGGATCTCCGGCCTGTGATGATCCATTGCCAGACGGTCCGCGACGACCAGCTGGAGGAGATGAAGCGTATCGGCATGATTCCGTCGATCTTTGTGGCGCATACCTATTATTGGGGAGATGTACATTTAAAGAACCTGGGTCCGGAGCGCGGATCTCATATCAGCCCGGCGAAGGCGGCAGCGGATCTTGGACTCCGGTATAATTTCCACCAGGACTGTCCGGTACTGCCTCCGGACATGATGCGGACCGTGTGGTGTGCAGTGAACCGCCTGACCAGAAGCGGCGTAAAGATTGGGGTGGATCAGTGTTTGAGCGTGTATGAAGCGCTGAAGGGCATTACCATAAACGCAGCGTATGCCTATCACGAGGAGGACCGGAAAGGGACTTTAGAGGCGGGAAAACTTGCCGACATGGTGATCCTGGAGAAAAATCCTTTGACAGCAGGAAAAATGGAGCTGAAGGATATTGCAGTGGCGGAGACCATAAAGGAAGGGAATGTGTTGTATCGGCTTCAGAGGTAG